Proteins from one Mycobacterium adipatum genomic window:
- a CDS encoding homocitrate synthase → MTSQITTITSPRFADFFDAPLPRGLRDLAADMSWDDVADTFGSSAGPVRLATWEKGERTSGGHTHTYRAAIAIGDRAVMSSATASGPLAALTAMLYERGIAVEMLNFHQLRAGGQTATFIRGTDGVHTEWAIGWSECPNQSALRAVIACANRLLAD, encoded by the coding sequence ATGACCTCCCAGATCACCACCATCACGAGCCCCCGGTTCGCGGACTTCTTCGACGCACCCCTGCCGCGTGGGTTGCGTGACCTGGCCGCCGACATGTCCTGGGACGACGTCGCGGACACCTTCGGGTCCAGCGCCGGGCCGGTGCGCCTGGCCACCTGGGAGAAGGGTGAGCGCACGAGCGGCGGGCATACCCACACCTATCGGGCCGCCATCGCCATCGGCGATCGCGCCGTCATGTCCTCGGCCACCGCGTCGGGCCCGCTCGCCGCGCTGACGGCGATGCTCTACGAGCGCGGGATTGCCGTCGAGATGCTGAACTTCCACCAGCTGCGGGCCGGCGGCCAGACCGCGACGTTCATCCGCGGCACCGACGGTGTGCACACCGAGTGGGCGATCGGCTGGTCGGAGTGCCCCAACCAGTCGGCGCTGCGTGCCGTGATCGCCTGTGCGAACCGGCTGCTGGCCGACTGA
- a CDS encoding sulfite exporter TauE/SafE family protein produces MFPVTWWEIGLLIAAGVGGGLAGSIAGLASVSTYPALVMVGLPPVSANVTNTVALVFNAFGSVRGSLPELAGQGPTLRRLVPMAVLGGLAGAVLLLSIPAEGFENMVPVLLAVAAIAIALPRGKDVGAAPTAARHIAEGVTVGVICVYGGFFGAAAGVLLLALFLRTGGVTLAHANATKNVVLGAANGVAALVFAVVAPVHWPAVTAMGVGCLIGSRLGPIVVRHAPATPLRLLIAVAGLALAVKLGFDTYR; encoded by the coding sequence ATGTTCCCGGTGACGTGGTGGGAGATCGGGCTGCTGATCGCCGCCGGTGTCGGCGGTGGGCTGGCTGGCAGCATTGCCGGTCTGGCCTCGGTGTCGACCTACCCGGCGCTGGTGATGGTCGGGCTGCCGCCGGTGAGCGCGAACGTGACGAACACGGTGGCGCTGGTGTTCAACGCCTTCGGTTCGGTGCGCGGGTCGCTGCCCGAGCTCGCCGGGCAGGGGCCGACACTCAGGCGTCTGGTCCCGATGGCCGTCCTCGGCGGGCTGGCCGGGGCGGTGCTGTTGCTCTCCATCCCCGCCGAGGGTTTCGAGAACATGGTCCCCGTCCTGCTGGCGGTCGCGGCGATCGCCATCGCGCTGCCGCGCGGCAAGGATGTCGGCGCCGCGCCCACGGCAGCGCGGCACATCGCCGAGGGCGTCACCGTCGGTGTCATCTGTGTCTACGGCGGATTCTTCGGCGCCGCAGCGGGTGTGCTGCTCCTGGCGTTGTTCCTACGCACCGGCGGCGTCACCCTGGCCCATGCGAATGCCACCAAGAACGTGGTGCTCGGCGCCGCCAATGGCGTTGCCGCCCTGGTCTTCGCGGTCGTGGCGCCGGTGCACTGGCCGGCGGTGACAGCGATGGGCGTCGGGTGCCTGATCGGATCCCGGTTGGGCCCCATCGTGGTGCGGCACGCACCGGCGACGCCGCTGCGCCTGCTGATCGCCGTCGCGGGCCTGGCGCTGGCTGTCAAGCTCGGCTTCGACACCTACCGCTGA
- a CDS encoding neutral zinc metallopeptidase has protein sequence MKIKIMATAAAVLMVSACGSPKPEIPSQPQQKGSPPDAGSITIEGDASEPVNQIAIRAIADLEQYWGENFPELYGEDFEPISGGYYAIADGSAAPPCTTEPEEVAGNAFYCGSEDVVAWDAKYLLPDLQSRFGEFVIPVVMAHEFGHAVQARSNFTARTVTRELQADCFAGAWARHAQDDGVFEVTSSGLDSALAGVLDLRDNPGTAKTDPDAHGSGFDRVGAFQDGFDNGLDRCKEYRDDEPMVLALPFNNIADAAAEGNAPYDSIVNGVPYDLEDYWTQLYPELTGGQAWTPVAGLAAFDPADPPMCGDQSAEGYSLFYCVPDDYVGWDNVETMPEVYRQGGDYAVSTLLATQYGLAALTRLGDESDEKTSTLRADCLAGGYTASVILHNRAETSSWSISPGDLDEGIKALLVFRGDGDAERQGAGTDRVRAFREGVINGAESCLDYQN, from the coding sequence ATGAAGATCAAGATCATGGCTACCGCGGCGGCCGTCCTGATGGTCTCGGCATGCGGATCACCCAAGCCGGAGATTCCCTCCCAGCCCCAGCAGAAGGGCTCCCCGCCCGACGCCGGCAGCATCACCATCGAGGGTGACGCGTCCGAACCCGTCAACCAGATCGCGATCCGGGCGATCGCCGACCTGGAGCAGTACTGGGGCGAGAACTTCCCGGAGCTCTACGGCGAGGATTTCGAGCCGATCTCCGGTGGCTACTACGCCATCGCCGACGGCAGCGCGGCGCCACCGTGCACCACCGAACCCGAAGAGGTTGCCGGCAACGCGTTCTACTGCGGAAGCGAAGACGTGGTCGCCTGGGACGCCAAATACCTGCTGCCCGACCTGCAGTCCCGCTTCGGCGAGTTCGTCATCCCGGTGGTGATGGCGCACGAGTTCGGGCACGCCGTGCAGGCCCGGTCGAACTTCACCGCGCGCACCGTGACCCGGGAGTTGCAGGCCGACTGCTTTGCCGGTGCGTGGGCGCGGCACGCCCAGGACGACGGCGTCTTCGAGGTCACCAGCTCCGGGCTCGACTCCGCTCTGGCCGGTGTGCTCGACCTGCGGGACAACCCGGGCACCGCCAAGACCGATCCGGACGCCCACGGCAGCGGATTCGACCGGGTCGGAGCATTCCAGGACGGCTTCGACAACGGGCTGGACCGGTGCAAGGAGTACCGCGACGACGAGCCGATGGTGCTGGCGTTGCCGTTCAACAACATCGCCGACGCCGCCGCCGAGGGCAACGCGCCGTACGACTCGATCGTCAACGGGGTGCCCTACGACCTGGAGGACTACTGGACTCAGCTGTATCCGGAGCTCACCGGCGGCCAAGCCTGGACGCCCGTCGCGGGGCTGGCCGCGTTCGACCCGGCCGACCCGCCGATGTGCGGTGACCAGTCGGCCGAGGGATACTCGCTGTTCTATTGTGTCCCAGACGATTACGTGGGGTGGGACAACGTCGAGACCATGCCCGAGGTGTACCGCCAGGGCGGGGACTATGCCGTCTCCACTCTGCTGGCGACCCAGTACGGGCTGGCCGCGCTGACCCGCCTGGGCGACGAGTCCGACGAGAAGACGTCCACCCTGCGCGCGGACTGCCTGGCCGGCGGATACACCGCCAGCGTGATCCTGCACAACCGCGCCGAGACGAGTTCCTGGTCCATCTCACCGGGGGACCTCGACGAGGGGATCAAGGCGCTGCTGGTGTTCCGCGGGGACGGCGATGCCGAACGGCAGGGCGCCGGGACCGACCGGGTGCGGGCGTTCCGCGAGGGCGTCATCAACGGCGCGGAAAGCTGCCTGGACTACCAGAACTGA
- a CDS encoding SDR family NAD(P)-dependent oxidoreductase has translation MEISGKKAVVVGGASGFGRATVEALAKRGASVAILDRPQSKGREVADQVGGAFYEVDVTDFDGTEQTLANAVSDLGGLHIAVTTAGGGIGERTVKKDGPHSLESFRQSIDLNLIGTFNISRLAAWHMSKNEPVDSEDGGEAEERGVIINTASIAAFEGQIGQVAYTASKAAIAGMCLTMARDLGSLGIRALAIAPSLFATGLTEGIPDEFATVLTKDAAFPKRLGKPAEYAKLAVAIVENPMLNGQCIRLDAGQRFAPK, from the coding sequence ATGGAGATTTCGGGCAAGAAGGCCGTGGTGGTCGGCGGGGCATCGGGCTTCGGTCGCGCCACCGTGGAGGCACTGGCCAAGCGTGGGGCGAGCGTGGCGATCCTCGACCGGCCCCAGTCCAAGGGTCGCGAGGTGGCCGACCAGGTCGGCGGAGCGTTCTACGAGGTCGATGTCACCGACTTCGACGGCACCGAGCAGACGTTGGCCAACGCGGTCTCCGATCTCGGTGGCCTGCACATCGCGGTGACCACCGCCGGGGGCGGCATCGGCGAGCGCACCGTCAAGAAGGACGGCCCGCACAGTCTCGAATCCTTCCGCCAGTCCATCGATCTCAACCTGATCGGCACCTTCAACATCAGCCGGCTGGCGGCCTGGCACATGAGCAAGAACGAGCCCGTCGACTCCGAGGACGGGGGCGAGGCCGAAGAGCGTGGTGTCATCATCAACACCGCCTCCATCGCCGCGTTCGAGGGTCAGATCGGCCAGGTCGCCTACACCGCGTCGAAGGCGGCCATCGCCGGCATGTGCCTGACGATGGCCCGTGATCTGGGCAGCCTGGGCATCCGGGCACTGGCCATTGCGCCCAGCCTGTTCGCCACCGGGCTGACTGAAGGGATCCCGGATGAGTTCGCCACTGTGCTGACCAAGGACGCCGCGTTCCCCAAGCGTCTGGGCAAGCCGGCGGAGTACGCCAAGCTCGCCGTGGCGATCGTGGAGAATCCGATGCTCAACGGCCAGTGCATCCGCCTGGATGCCGGGCAGCGCTTCGCCCCCAAGTAG
- a CDS encoding molybdopterin-dependent oxidoreductase — protein sequence MSSPTPGTRILSGIAAAAVTLGVSALVAVPLGSSADARNAIGSTVIDLTPGPVKEWAIQTFGTSDKLFLAVAVLLAIAVLAAIAGLAERRRVPIGTVMFAAAATAGCVAVLSRSGAAPVDVIPTAVGGLAGILALRFLTSGRLSDETAHESAETDPGRRLSLAALGLLGLGVLGAAIGSVWSRRVHSVADDRAAFTPPTIAKPAPPVPPGVQPTGVDITPFVTDNADFYRIDTALSVPQLSREGWKLRIHGMVDNEKTFTLADLEQFELIEQMVTLACVSNPVGGDLVGNALWGGYRVRDLLAAAGISPDADMVLSTSRDGFTAGTPTEAMTDDRDSLLAITMNGQPLPIEHGYPARLVVPGLYGYVSATKWVVDLELTRFDKAEGYWTPLGWSERGPIKTQSRIDVPRSGQDVPTGPVRFGGVAWAQPRGVRAVEVRIDEGPWQPATLGAAYSDDTWRLWSFDWQADRPGPHLIAVRATDNTGYVQTGDRADVIPDGATGWHTVSFSVV from the coding sequence GTGAGTTCCCCCACCCCCGGCACCCGGATTCTCAGCGGAATCGCCGCCGCCGCGGTCACCCTCGGCGTCAGCGCACTGGTTGCCGTTCCGCTCGGTTCCTCCGCCGACGCCCGCAACGCCATCGGCTCCACGGTCATCGACCTCACCCCGGGCCCGGTGAAAGAGTGGGCGATCCAGACGTTCGGCACCTCCGACAAGCTCTTCCTGGCGGTGGCGGTGCTGCTGGCCATCGCCGTGCTGGCCGCGATCGCCGGGTTGGCCGAGCGTCGCCGGGTGCCGATCGGCACCGTCATGTTCGCGGCCGCGGCCACCGCCGGCTGTGTGGCCGTCCTGTCACGGTCCGGTGCCGCACCCGTCGACGTGATTCCGACCGCCGTCGGCGGCCTTGCCGGCATCCTCGCGCTGCGATTTTTGACCTCCGGTCGGCTCAGCGACGAAACCGCCCACGAATCGGCCGAAACCGACCCGGGCCGTCGGCTCTCGTTGGCCGCGCTCGGACTGCTCGGACTCGGCGTGCTCGGTGCGGCGATCGGCTCGGTGTGGTCGCGGCGGGTGCATTCGGTGGCCGATGATCGCGCCGCGTTCACACCGCCGACGATCGCCAAGCCGGCGCCGCCGGTCCCGCCGGGGGTGCAGCCCACCGGTGTGGACATCACACCGTTCGTCACCGACAACGCCGACTTCTACCGGATCGACACCGCGTTGAGCGTGCCGCAGCTGTCCCGCGAGGGGTGGAAACTGCGGATTCACGGCATGGTCGACAACGAAAAGACCTTCACGCTCGCCGATCTCGAACAGTTCGAACTGATCGAGCAGATGGTCACGCTGGCGTGTGTGTCCAATCCGGTCGGCGGCGACCTCGTCGGCAACGCGCTCTGGGGCGGCTACCGCGTCCGGGACCTGCTGGCCGCGGCCGGCATCTCGCCCGACGCCGATATGGTGCTCTCCACCTCCAGAGACGGGTTCACCGCCGGCACGCCGACCGAGGCGATGACCGACGACCGGGATTCGTTGCTGGCCATCACCATGAACGGGCAGCCATTGCCCATCGAGCACGGCTACCCGGCGCGCCTGGTGGTGCCGGGTCTGTACGGCTATGTCTCGGCCACCAAGTGGGTGGTCGATCTGGAACTGACGAGATTCGACAAGGCCGAAGGCTATTGGACGCCGCTGGGCTGGTCCGAGCGTGGCCCGATCAAGACCCAGTCACGTATCGACGTCCCCCGCAGCGGACAGGACGTCCCGACCGGACCGGTCCGCTTCGGTGGCGTGGCCTGGGCGCAGCCCCGCGGGGTGCGCGCCGTGGAGGTCCGCATCGACGAGGGTCCGTGGCAGCCGGCCACCCTGGGCGCGGCCTATTCCGATGACACCTGGCGGCTGTGGAGTTTCGACTGGCAGGCCGACCGGCCCGGGCCGCATCTCATCGCGGTGCGCGCCACCGACAACACCGGCTACGTGCAGACCGGCGACCGCGCCGACGTCATCCCGGACGGGGCGACCGGCTGGCACACGGTCAGCTTCTCGGTGGTCTGA
- the dosR gene encoding hypoxia response regulator transcription factor DosR/DevR, with the protein MVKVFLVDDHEVVRRGLIELLGSDPDLDVVGEAGTVAEALARIPAAQPDVAVLDVRLPDGNGIELCRDLLSELPDLRCLMLTSFTSDEAMLDAILAGASGYVVKDIKGLELATAIKDVGAGRSLLDNRAAAALMANLRGAADRDDDPLTGLTDQERTLLHLLSEGLTNRQIAARMFLAEKTVKNYVSRLLAKLGMQRRTQAAVFASKLEQQVRPPRS; encoded by the coding sequence GTGGTGAAGGTGTTCCTGGTCGACGACCATGAAGTGGTCCGACGGGGTCTGATCGAGCTGCTCGGATCCGATCCCGACCTCGATGTCGTCGGCGAAGCGGGCACCGTCGCCGAGGCGCTGGCCCGTATACCCGCGGCCCAGCCCGATGTGGCGGTGCTCGATGTGCGGTTGCCCGACGGCAACGGCATCGAATTGTGCCGCGATCTACTCTCGGAGCTGCCGGATCTGCGCTGCCTGATGTTGACCTCGTTCACCTCCGACGAGGCCATGCTCGACGCGATCCTGGCCGGCGCCAGCGGGTATGTGGTCAAGGACATCAAGGGTCTCGAACTCGCCACGGCGATCAAGGATGTCGGCGCGGGCCGCTCCCTGCTGGACAATCGGGCCGCGGCCGCGCTGATGGCCAATCTGCGCGGTGCCGCCGACCGTGACGATGACCCGTTGACCGGGCTCACCGACCAGGAGCGCACCCTGCTGCACTTGCTGTCGGAGGGTCTGACCAACCGGCAGATCGCCGCGCGCATGTTCCTCGCGGAGAAGACGGTGAAGAACTACGTCTCCCGGCTGCTGGCCAAGCTGGGCATGCAACGCCGAACGCAGGCAGCGGTTTTCGCGTCCAAGCTGGAGCAGCAGGTCAGACCACCGAGAAGCTGA
- a CDS encoding pyridoxamine 5'-phosphate oxidase family protein, protein MSNTQQLDVLNHRQCLDRLARVRVGRLVFTEDGLPTIQPVNFRVWRDEVVIRVAGGPKLEAATANQVVAFEADVLDPDLRNGWSVTVVGHAEPITGIDDLVDVAGTFIEPWVQGRRDHFIRIRTDRMTGREFREEAVPHYKP, encoded by the coding sequence ATGTCGAACACCCAGCAACTCGACGTCCTCAACCACCGGCAGTGCCTGGATCGGTTGGCGCGGGTACGGGTCGGCCGCTTGGTGTTCACCGAGGATGGCCTGCCGACCATTCAGCCGGTCAACTTCCGGGTCTGGCGCGACGAGGTGGTGATCCGGGTGGCCGGCGGGCCCAAACTCGAGGCGGCCACCGCCAACCAGGTGGTGGCCTTCGAGGCCGACGTGCTCGATCCCGATCTGCGCAACGGCTGGAGCGTCACGGTCGTGGGTCATGCCGAACCCATCACCGGGATCGATGATCTGGTGGATGTCGCCGGAACATTCATCGAGCCGTGGGTGCAGGGTCGTCGGGATCATTTCATCCGGATCCGGACCGATCGGATGACGGGGCGGGAGTTCCGGGAGGAGGCCGTTCCGCATTACAAGCCATGA
- the narI gene encoding respiratory nitrate reductase subunit gamma, with translation MSGWVVFWDVAPYVTLAIVVIGTWWRYRYDKFGWTTRSSQLYESRLLRIGSPLFHFGMLVVIIGHVIGLVIPQSWTSRVLSDHLYHLQAVILGAAAGVATLVGVALLIYRRRTRGPVFLATTGNDKLMYLALVSAMIAGFACTVIGATPSGAEHDYRETVSPWFRSIWILRPRGDLMVQAPLQFHIHVLIALVLFCLWPFTRLVHVFSAPIGYLFRPYIVYRSRDVAAGNELVGSRPHRRGW, from the coding sequence ATGTCGGGCTGGGTGGTTTTCTGGGACGTGGCGCCGTACGTGACGTTGGCGATCGTGGTCATCGGCACCTGGTGGCGCTACCGTTACGACAAATTCGGCTGGACCACCCGGTCGTCGCAACTCTACGAATCCCGACTGCTGCGGATCGGCAGCCCGCTGTTTCACTTCGGGATGCTCGTGGTCATCATCGGCCACGTCATCGGGCTGGTGATCCCGCAGTCATGGACCAGCCGTGTGCTCAGTGACCACCTCTACCATCTGCAGGCGGTCATCCTCGGCGCAGCCGCCGGGGTGGCCACCCTGGTCGGGGTTGCGCTGCTCATCTATCGCCGCCGCACCCGCGGCCCCGTTTTCCTGGCGACCACCGGCAATGACAAGCTCATGTACCTGGCGCTGGTGTCCGCCATGATCGCCGGTTTCGCATGCACGGTGATCGGGGCGACTCCGTCGGGCGCCGAGCACGACTACCGGGAGACGGTCTCACCGTGGTTTCGCTCGATCTGGATTCTGCGACCCCGCGGCGATCTGATGGTGCAGGCGCCGCTGCAGTTCCACATCCATGTCCTGATTGCGCTCGTCCTGTTCTGTCTGTGGCCGTTCACCCGGCTGGTGCACGTGTTCAGCGCGCCCATCGGATATCTGTTCCGGCCCTACATCGTCTACCGCAGCCGGGACGTGGCCGCGGGCAACGAGCTGGTGGGGTCCCGCCCGCACCGCCGAGGCTGGTGA
- the narJ gene encoding nitrate reductase molybdenum cofactor assembly chaperone has product MRPADRGARRGSVPLQDRVVWQAVSLLLAYPDEGHGVRLDTVQSLLAHLDGEPRLLVGRTLGELRDQDAMTVARRYVETFDLSRRRALLLTYWTAGDTRNRGMQMLAFAHAYRAAGTTPPAGEAPDHLPVVLEFAATVDPRAGRELLVEYRVPIEVLRRALAEADSPYAHAVAAVCATLPAAGEEQVCRLRTAGAPVESVGLQPFQLTVPPRRTSGGL; this is encoded by the coding sequence ATGAGGCCGGCAGACAGGGGTGCCCGAAGGGGATCGGTACCCCTGCAGGATCGTGTGGTGTGGCAGGCGGTTTCGTTGCTGCTGGCCTATCCCGACGAAGGTCACGGTGTGCGGCTGGACACGGTGCAGTCGTTGCTGGCGCACCTGGACGGGGAGCCACGCCTGCTCGTCGGCCGAACGCTCGGTGAGCTACGCGACCAGGATGCGATGACCGTGGCCCGTCGCTACGTCGAGACGTTCGACCTGAGTCGGCGCCGGGCGCTGCTGCTCACGTACTGGACCGCAGGCGATACCCGCAACCGTGGGATGCAGATGCTGGCCTTCGCGCACGCTTATCGGGCTGCCGGCACAACGCCGCCTGCCGGTGAGGCGCCCGATCACCTGCCGGTGGTTCTGGAATTCGCCGCGACGGTGGATCCGCGGGCCGGTCGCGAGTTGCTGGTCGAGTATCGGGTACCCATCGAAGTCCTTCGCCGGGCGCTCGCCGAGGCCGATTCCCCGTACGCGCACGCTGTCGCGGCGGTGTGCGCCACGCTGCCGGCCGCCGGTGAGGAACAGGTGTGCCGGCTGCGTACCGCGGGTGCGCCGGTGGAATCTGTTGGCCTGCAGCCGTTTCAACTGACTGTTCCGCCGCGGCGCACTTCGGGGGGTTTGTGA
- the narH gene encoding nitrate reductase subunit beta, translated as MKVMAQMAMVMNLDKCIGCHTCSVTCKQAWTNRAGTEYVWFNNVETRPGQGYPRTYEDQERWRGGWRLDRRGRLRLRDGGRFAKLARIFANPKMPSIDDYYEPWTYDYENLISAPLGDDMPVAPPRSLISGEPMKVSWSAAWDDDLGGSPEIVPGDPVLQQVSEKVRLELEQTFMFYLPRICEHCLNPSCVASCPSGAMYKRSEDGIVLVDQDRCRGWRMCVSGCPYKKVYFNHKTGKAEKCTMCYPRIEVGLPTVCSETCVGRLRYLGLVLYDVDRVLEVASVPEDKDLYEAQRGILLDPTDPAVVAGARAEGISDEWIEAAQRSPVYHLIQTYHVALPLHPEFRTVPMVWYIPPLSPVVDAVSRDGHDGEDAGNLFGAIEALRIPVEYLAGLFTAGDTAVIDGVLRRLAAMRSYMRDINLGRQTRPDIPAAVGMTEEQMYEMYRLLALAKYEERYVIPTAYSSEGPSPEEPGCALSFDGGPGMYESGPFGEASGGPIPVAVETFHALQHRQTTEGMGANAGNPSRINLLNWDGRGVPPGIFPQGRS; from the coding sequence ATGAAGGTCATGGCGCAGATGGCGATGGTGATGAACCTCGACAAGTGCATCGGGTGCCACACCTGCTCGGTCACCTGCAAGCAGGCGTGGACCAACCGGGCCGGGACCGAATACGTCTGGTTCAACAACGTCGAAACCCGGCCAGGACAGGGCTATCCGCGAACCTACGAAGATCAGGAACGGTGGCGTGGCGGGTGGCGGCTGGACCGGCGTGGCCGCTTGCGTCTGCGCGACGGCGGTCGGTTCGCCAAGCTGGCGCGGATCTTTGCAAATCCCAAGATGCCCTCGATCGACGACTACTACGAGCCGTGGACCTATGACTACGAGAATCTCATCTCCGCCCCGTTGGGGGATGACATGCCGGTGGCGCCGCCGCGCAGCCTGATCAGCGGGGAGCCGATGAAGGTGTCGTGGTCGGCGGCCTGGGACGACGATCTGGGCGGTTCACCGGAGATCGTGCCCGGCGACCCGGTGCTGCAGCAGGTCAGCGAGAAGGTGCGCCTGGAGCTCGAGCAGACATTCATGTTCTACCTACCGCGGATCTGTGAGCACTGCCTGAATCCGTCGTGTGTGGCCTCGTGCCCGTCGGGAGCCATGTACAAGCGGTCCGAGGACGGCATCGTGCTGGTGGATCAGGACCGCTGCCGGGGCTGGCGAATGTGCGTATCCGGGTGTCCCTACAAGAAGGTGTACTTCAACCACAAGACCGGCAAGGCCGAAAAGTGCACGATGTGCTATCCGCGCATCGAAGTGGGACTGCCGACCGTGTGTTCGGAGACCTGCGTGGGGCGGCTGCGCTACCTGGGCCTGGTGCTCTACGACGTGGACAGGGTTCTCGAGGTGGCCTCGGTGCCCGAAGACAAGGACCTCTACGAGGCGCAGCGTGGCATTCTGCTCGACCCCACCGACCCGGCCGTGGTCGCCGGCGCTCGCGCCGAGGGGATCTCCGATGAATGGATCGAGGCCGCGCAACGATCACCGGTGTATCACCTGATCCAGACGTATCACGTTGCGCTGCCCCTGCATCCGGAGTTCCGCACGGTGCCGATGGTGTGGTACATCCCCCCGCTGTCACCGGTGGTGGACGCGGTCAGTCGAGACGGACACGATGGGGAGGACGCCGGCAACCTCTTCGGCGCCATCGAGGCACTGCGCATCCCCGTCGAATACCTCGCCGGGCTGTTCACCGCGGGCGACACCGCGGTCATCGACGGTGTGCTGCGTCGGCTGGCCGCCATGCGCTCCTATATGCGCGATATCAACCTCGGCAGGCAGACCCGACCCGACATCCCGGCGGCGGTGGGGATGACCGAGGAGCAGATGTACGAGATGTATCGATTGCTGGCGTTGGCGAAATACGAAGAACGTTATGTCATTCCGACCGCGTACAGCTCGGAAGGACCGTCACCGGAGGAACCCGGCTGCGCGCTGTCCTTCGACGGCGGCCCCGGAATGTACGAGTCCGGTCCGTTCGGTGAGGCCAGCGGTGGGCCGATACCGGTGGCAGTCGAGACCTTCCACGCTCTGCAGCACCGGCAGACCACCGAAGGCATGGGTGCCAATGCGGGCAACCCGTCGCGGATCAACCTGCTCAACTGGGACGGCCGCGGAGTGCCACCCGGGATCTTTCCGCAAGGCCGGTCATGA